In the genome of Crassostrea angulata isolate pt1a10 chromosome 6, ASM2561291v2, whole genome shotgun sequence, the window TGAACAGAATATAGGCCTAGTCCTGTATTCTGAATCGCAGATGTCGTGTGCGCCACGCTAGTCTGGCGATACGATGACATTGAATCAGTACTGGGCGCACTGCTGGACGTCTTGGTCTGATGTTTTGCTCGCGCAGACGATTACGCACAGTTCTTGGACTAATTGGTCGAAGCCTTGGAATGCTACGGGCAGTCAAACTTGCTGTCTGGAAACGATTTCTCAGATGCACAAGTCTAATGTGGTTGTCCTGTTGACGTGGCGTCACACGACGTCGCGCAGAGCGCGGTCGATCCTGAATGTTGCcagattgttgaaaacgtctcCATAATGACTGGATGGTGTTCCGATGAACTCCAAAGTGTCTTGCTACAGTATTTTGTGCCATTCCAGCTTGCAGCATCCCAACAGCACGATTACGTTGGTTTTCGTTGAATCGTGGCATGACACAGAGGTAAATATTGTTGAAACTAAAGTGATttccttaacaaaaaaagtttaaacaaatcctttACAGTTCTTATTCCAAACAGTATTTGCCCGTAAAACTCGTGCgtacaaattcttcaataaacAACAGGTGCTCACTAACCATGAAAAAGTCCGTGCACCCGGACGGTTACCATCcgatattgtcaaaaacattacCTTTATCGATTGTAATACAAACACTggatatagaaaaattatactaaattttataatgcacagtttcttttttccgctagtatacATTTATTCCCCTCCTCTACAGCAACTTAAATTAACTTCATTTTCCTAATATCCAGTTAGCTGAtttataatataacaaatacattattctttttatcaaaatgttagctatttatttttccaaaaacgCATTTTAGAAGGAACATATTGAGCGAATAAGGTAGTGCAATTGCCTATCGgttcaatcttttaaaaaatatttattttggcTTGTTACAGTCTCTTGAAGATGAAAAAAGAACATGTAAATCAACGGTTCTGTAGTGATAATTTGAAGCCTCTGCATGAATGGTATCTCTAAATAATGACAATAGTAAAGTTGAAACTATCATTTGATTGTCATGGATAAATACATGTTCATGGTATATGGCATTTTCacaaatactttttttgcaACCTTGTATTTCATAGCTCATCTATTCATTCGTATTGTGTTGGAATAAATTACTGGTGCTACGGgcttgacattttttttctcaattcaGATTGACAGttcacacactttacaacacatcgagtttcataaaaatattggtGAAAAGAAAATGAGTATAGCTGTAAAAAGACGTGTCATACTTATAAAAGAACAGTATGATAAAGTAAGCGTTCGTAATCGGACTATTATACAGCTTAAAATAAGTTTTTGCATAGCTGGTTTTCCTGGGCCTGTCTTGCCTGTTGGCAGTCTCAGCTGCTCTTagaacaaggccttggactttcagtaggacgttaCTATcaatttcttgcgtcaaaacaagttaaaaatgacgctggtttcatgTGAAATATACACCGACCGCATAGTGTTAGcccaaaagccagacaaatcttgttgattttagAGAGCAATTGCTGAGTggctgacaatgaaatagacaggcctacgtcacattgctgtttgacaccaactacccaaagtccaagctcttgttaataTGGTTCTAAACACTTCACCAATAATCAGCAGAAACTGCCATATAAACACACGGTTCCTGAACCGCTTTGTGGTTTATAGCCTGTCAGTATTAAACAATATGCTTGCTCACGTCGTCTTCGTATTGGTTTTTGGGAATCTACATTTTTTCTGTTCAGCTGCTCCTGCAACGTTTTGGTTGCAAAGGGGAGGTAGTCAAAGGATTTTGATCGGTATGTATAAGATAGGATATCTGTGTGTGTGATTCTTTTTGGCATTGTGTCCGTAAAcatttaattccatttttttttcaggcaaTGTTTATCACCGTCTTGATATTTGATATGATGTGTAGCCTCTGTTACAAAATGAAAGAAGATTCTTGTGTGAAAAAGTTTTGTTCACATTAAGTATCCTGAATGacgttaaaaaaaactgtcgaAGATGGCgacgaaaaaataaaaaaaacaaccggTTCATTATTGTGAATTTGAAGCATTTTTGTTGTGCAGATTAGTCATGTAATTGATGTCTTCTTAGATAAGGCTAACAGAGATTGAATTAAGTCATAAATGGACttttgaaagtttttatttcattttcttttaactCAAAACCAATCGAATACATACCCTTACATGCATATTCTTTGAACAGTTGaatagtctctctctctctctctctctctctctctctctctctctctctctctctctctctctcgtacgTACCGGAAATCGCTCTTTGAGAGAGGACCTTGACTTATTAACGTTTCGGCTGCAAAGACCGTTTCAACGCCTACTTATATCAGCGTATTGCAGATTTAGCTCAGCATGAATCCTTCAACATTATTAGTCCTCAGTCTTTTACTAATTTTTCTGACATATGGAAATGGTCAGAAAATAACTCTGTGGATGAATAACAAAGCAGTAGTATTGGGTAAGTTTTAATTTCAATCGTTGAAAGTTATTCCAGTAAACtgaattttaagtttttaaaaaatgtaaaacttaCAGATATGAAAACCAGGCCATCTGTCAAAATTGGTTCTTCTGCACCGTATGAGCCACCAGTCAACCATCAAACAAAGACAGGTGCAGATGAGCACGAGGAACCGTTGGAGGAAGATCCAAAAACAGTGTACCTAGCGGATTCAATGTGCGAGTCGTGCGAGAATCTCGGACCGGTCAAAAAACACAAATGCCGGAAACAGCTTTGTGAGGAGGGACAAACAGTCGAAAAAGAAATTCTTATTtcgtaaaatttgaacattcttTGATTTTTACAGATCTTTATTTTGGAACCGGATTAGAATTGTTTCGTCGGCCatatttgttattgattttaacgttttattacatgtatgcagaatttaattttgaattatgtCTTTTTGGATTCAAaagaacaaataaataaaatgcgaTTTTGTTGCTTGCCTTAATCATTATCATTTATATTGTATTTGTGAATCTGTTCTAATCAAAGGATCATTGTTGTAATTTGTACCTGTTATATGTCTGCAttcaacaattttgaaaatcatgtcaTAGATTATATTCGAACctctttatctttaaaatgaattatggtttaaataaaaaaaaatttgaactgTTATCTAGAGAGAAAAATTTTACATGCGTAAAGCAAAGGAGCCACTCAACGTGGCCTTGTGAATGTACTtgacataaaaagaaatatgattattttgtacTAATAAGGCAATATTAAAATACACACTGCACATTCAGCAATCTGGTTAGTGCCAGAATTATGtccgttgttttttttttctagataacTGACATGgcattttttactgatttataaaaatatgttcgAAACGGTCGTATGCTAGCTAAAAAACAAATTCCGAAATGATGCCTGTATTTTTGTAAGCATCCCAATGCAAGAATTAAACATACTATTTAATTAATGACATTCTCGACTCTAGAACATACAACAAGAACAACTTTGCCGTAATATAATCAATCaagaaaatcaaaaagaaaaataacccctttCATATCCATCTCTCCCCAATTTCCTGTTACCAACTTACTTGTTTGCTTACTTACTGCCTGACTTAATCTTCTTCATGTATTTCTGCACATAAGGAGGCAACAAGGTCTCTCCATCTACATCTATCATCTGCTTTTCTTTTGATGTCATATCATGCTTCCTCCATCTGTTTCTATGTTCTTCCAGGCTTCCTTTTCCCGGGTGGAGTCGATTTCAAAGATCTTCTGACAACGTTATTCTCTATATCTCTATATCaccatttcaatatttatatcatctatttttgttctttcagCCATTTACAATTTAATACCCATTATTTGCCTTAAGCATCTGCCTTCAAACCCACGAAGTAGGCTTTTTATCTCCATGTTTGTTCTCCAAGTTTTAAGCGGCATATAGTTGCACTGTTCCTATATTCCTGCTGCTCAGCTTTTTCTCCATTATTTTAGATATCTTTTTTGATTTCCAGatgttttcagttttttaacctgatgatgcttttttCCTATGTATATTCtcatgtaatataatataatttgttaCGAAACTAATAAACTTAATACAACTCacaaataattgtaaatttacAAGATATTCTCAGTATCTtgtaaagaagatgggtggataaggcgtttaaaatgcccatacacggtcggacaagctactgaaaaattaaaatatcaataaatctgatatttttttttaaatcatttaaaacaatatacattttacatatcatggatttttaacctataaactttttcaatacttggaatatgttaactcaaacaggcgtatacgcatcaaacctgcaaatactgtcatattttagaacttcagggcattttcttttatagagtgggtctgtgctccatatttttctcatagtctattggaaaacaaaccgattataatcaacaaaaacgtggagagatgacccactatacattaaaaaaatatatttgtatccTAACCACTAaacgtattaaaaaaaataatacaagtccgtaaagtCGTGGTCcaagtcacacataatatttaaacagtCTACAgggttgtgtctgaaatggctcagtggttagagtacctgacataagctaaccttatatatctagggtttttatgttatgggttcgataccactaAAAATTatggaaatacttttttttcttatcctttgttatatatattaaaaactgaatatagttagaaattgtgcttttgcaaactcgTATTATAATGTAtctgaatagatttaattgggggaaaataaattcaaaattgtatttcactcctaaaccgaatgggcatttgcgccatctcattcccccatcttctttaaacTTACTACGAATTCTAATACAAAACTTTgttagaaaataataaaaacaaagattaaaatgaatcaacaaaattttaaagatattcttttttaattttgctctctaaaatttacatatatttatttagattctgatcttttttttttaaaaatggttacTAGAATTTTGAAAGGAAACACGTGGAATTAGATAGCTTTTCAATACACTAAGAATATGTCCAATTGGTTATCCAATGTTATGGAATTGAAGAACGTGAAGAGCGTGCCAACCCACCAGTACAAACAGATATTTGCAAATGTACTCACTTTCAACCAATTACAAGTACCTGCTTTAACCGGAACGTTGGTGTCGGGATATTTTGACTATTATGTCAAAATAAAGCATCGACAGTTGTATACTCACAATTAAAACGTCCTATGTTACTCCATGAATAGTATTTTTACTATTAAGGTAGACGAACATTGCAAAGACGGTCGTTTTATACCCAAAGTCTAACAATAGTTGCTAAGCGGTTTATTTGCAGATGGTGCGAGTGGGGGTCTTATCGGCCACGCTCACCAGAGAGAAGCTTGAGCTGATCTCCAGACATCCTCTGTTCCCGCTGACATTTGCTTCAAGATACAGACATGgggatttaaaatgaaacaaagatGACAGTCTTTTTTAAAGTTGTAATTCGGTTTCCTCTTGTTTAGTGAAATCAATTGATCTGCAGTCTCTCAGGTTTAGCCAAATTTAGCACTTTCTTGTAGCTACATCAATATCTATAAAATTCTAAGAACACCATTTCAGGAATTGAccacagtttttattttttttagtgttgatgttaaaattgccattttatttttctgggTGGGGGggttgttgtaaattttgccCTCGAGTTACAAAAATGTCACTTGGACTTTATCCCTATAGTGTTATCTGTTTGTGTCTGTGCTTACAATCATATCTTGTTATAAATAACTAAGTATCACCTATAGCTCAAAGTAAAACACCATTATACCATCATAAAGtgattttgtaataaaaataattgtaaaattttaaaagaagtaaTATCATCGTATAAGGACTGTGATTTCCTGTGTGTATACACAAAGTGTTTTGTACTGTTGGTGTCACATAGTCATAAACGTTTGATTATTACGAGtagtttattaaataaatctattttgatatcaaattaaaactaTCTGGACACCGATCAGGGGAAAACAAATTGGTAAGTTATATGCAATTTCGGTAGAATTTAATTAAACGATCTGTGTTATCTTAAATAAGGGTTTTCTCTTTAGATATCTGAAACTGaatgataaatatttgttttgctatctacatgtacataaatgaaatttgaccGTTTTGATATGATTTACAATGTTATCGAGTTGTTTATTATACATCCAAAGTGCGCAGTGACAATTCCGGCCACCATTGCGTTTAAGACCACAATTATACGTAAGTGACTCTTTTCTTTACATCTTTAACGTTATTCCATCCTCAGCAAAGACCAATAACTCTCAGATCCGGAcgctatttatttttaattcactCCACTTAAGGAAAGGCTCTGTCTACACGATAAAAACGCGAAATATTTGCATGAGTTCATCTGTCTTACAATAGTTCAAGTCTATAAccataattttatcattttccacCAAATCTTGGCTAAAAAATATTGGGGTTTTTATCCTATAGTcaaatttcttttgatttgtttataatgtattatATACGAACAAACAAATTGCCACCATGTTAGCAGACAAAGCTCAGGCAacctaaaaatattatataacaatGGTTTATCTTTTAAGTTCGTGAAACAAAATGATTGCATAATCAATATAATGTATGCTTAGCCTTACTATAGTGTTTCTGACTATCTATGAGAACTTGTTGGGTTGCTAACGACCATAGAAGGCAAGgcgaaaattttgtttttgtcgaGGAGCAAAACCGTATATATgtgtaacaaaatatataagaaaGAAACGCAATAAAAACACATTGCATCTGTCATGTAGTACAGTACTCGTCTATATTCTGCTATTCGCCTTCTACAGATCAAGTGACACCCTTAATCAAATACTAAACGTGAGCTATTGGCTAAAATGGAAGTTGGCTTGATTTACTCCCCCTCCCCTTTATAATCTCAATAAGAAGCTGATTTTGATGGGTTTCCTTTTCTTGTCAAATTGATCACATAGTTTTGTTCCATTTCAACATTGAGAGCTTTGAATAAGCGTCTTTTCTCTAACTGACTGGTAGAGCCTAAGGTTGTTACAAATCCTTCTGAAGctccatccccccccccccccggtgcTTTATCCTCTCAATTTTTAGGATTTGTCTTATGATATAATTACTCACACAGACAtgagttgtttttgtttttttttgtttttttttggggggggggggggggtttggtgggggtttttttgttttgttttgttttgttttgtttttttggtcagggtcattttaaaataaagctAAAAATAAAGCTATCTCTCAAATAAAATCTATTTCATTAATGCAATTTACTTTCAGATAAGTCTTCCcatcaattcaaattttattcagaaactaaatttcaaaaagataaTATTGGACTGATGTTGGTGATTTGGATACAATACAAATTGATTAAAACTTCCTGATGGGTTCATTTGTGTTATTATTTACAGGGATGCTGGGggtagaaataaaataatctttTCTTATGAGTTTGTTTCTCATACACGACTTAattatcctacatgtatagcatTATTATTTAGATAAGAATACAAGTAGTTTTTAggattattttatatcttttaaaaagtttgtctAACGCAGGACTTTCAAGGTTTTCGATAGGTTACCCAATCGATATTCCCCTAACATAAAACTCTAACCTTTGAAATAGAATTAAGACTTTGTCATAATTTGCTCAGGTTTTTAATAAGGTATCCATTATTTTAGTAGAAGGAAAGAATACACCGTAATTGGACTTGTACATAATATTAAACGgtatacaaaaattaaaagtgtTTCAATGCAGTCCTTTcttggaaaaataatttaagagaATAGAATgagaattttgttgttgttgttgttgttgatgttgTTATTCAAACTTAGATCTTTAATCTTgtatccttttttaaaaaatcacgaGAGAGAACAGGAAACCGTGAGATATTGGGCCATCAATGACACTTAAATCTTagtcaagatacatgtataccacTAACaatgtactggtacatgtataacttggTGTTTATGATTTGAAACTGCATGATAACGGCAAGGTTCAGATTTAACTGTTCTCTAGCTTGGTATCTATACAACTGTGTCTTTCGGCAGTATATCGATAGCTTTATTTCCCAATATACATTAATGACGCTTGCAACTGGTATTtggttttttaacattttaaaaatgttgtgtaCAAATGACAgcttttataaaaagaattccTTTGTTTTATCTCATTTTGTTAAGACTCGTGAAGAGATGTTACATGAACTGTAGTATTTTCTAATTGTAATCATAGGATTTATTAGGACCACAATACACCTTGTCATGGAAACCTTACTGAGGATGACATTTACAAATAAGTAAAGGACAACAACAGCAGGTTACTAACACAATATATAAAGCAGTtctgtttcttttgtttatacaacGTAGACAGTTGTGCTATGACTTGTCAATGCCAATCCACCCTTTCAATGTCAGTTTGAGTTTATAGTGTGCTAtgtcatttcgacatttcaatTTTAGTTTTGCAAAGCAGCTTACATGATATATAAAGTTAAATCTACATTGCCGATAACAGCCACATTTTGTGATATAAACGTAAGTCCACTGTTCACTGCATAACTCACTGATAGTGAAAATGAGAGGTTCGactaaattattttaaaatctcgtcAGCTAATTTTTAGGCAACTAAGTAAATGCAGTGAATCATTACACCCATAAAGGAAGTAAAATGCGTCGGTAGCtagatataaacatttattgattttcGCAAAATACTTCACAGGACATCGATCACAAGTTAGGTGTTCTGTTCTAATGATTGAAAACGGTCGTACCTATATTCGTTAATCTTTATGGAATA includes:
- the LOC128189522 gene encoding uncharacterized protein LOC128189522; its protein translation is MNPSTLLVLSLLLIFLTYGNGQKITLWMNNKAVVLDMKTRPSVKIGSSAPYEPPVNHQTKTGADEHEEPLEEDPKTVYLADSMCESCENLGPVKKHKCRKQLCEEGQTVEKEILIS